The Streptomyces achromogenes DNA segment GTCGGGGCCGCCGAGCGGCTTGAACTTCTCACGGTGGACGGAGGCACAGCCGTGGCCTCCGTTACCCGCGGCGACATGCAGTTCGACGCGGTCCACGAAGGTGGTCATGGTGGGTGCCTCCAGCACTGGCTACAAAACGAATGTACGTATCTGTCTACTGCGTAACACGCGAAAGGCGGACCCGCCTTCCCGCACGGGAAGTGAGGTCCGCCTCGCGAAAGCTTCCGGTCAGGCGACCGGAACGATGTTCACGACCTTGCGGCCACGGTGGGTGCCGAACTGCACCGAACCGGCCTCCAGGGCGAACAGCGTGTCGTCGCCGCCACGGCCGACGCCCGCGCCGGGGTGGAAGTGCGTGCCGCGCTGGCGGACCAGGATCTCACCCGCGTTGACGACCTGACCGCCGAAGCGCTTCACGCCGAGCCGCTGGGCATTGGAGTCGCGACCGTTCCGGGTGGACGATGCGCCCTTCTTGTGTGCCATGTCTCCTCAGTCCCTTACTTCGCAGCCGCGGGGATCTCAGTGACCTTGATCGCCGTGTAC contains these protein-coding regions:
- the rpmA gene encoding 50S ribosomal protein L27, which codes for MAHKKGASSTRNGRDSNAQRLGVKRFGGQVVNAGEILVRQRGTHFHPGAGVGRGGDDTLFALEAGSVQFGTHRGRKVVNIVPVA